From a region of the Falco peregrinus isolate bFalPer1 chromosome 5, bFalPer1.pri, whole genome shotgun sequence genome:
- the ZEB1 gene encoding zinc finger E-box-binding homeobox 1 isoform X1, translated as MADGPRCKRRKQANPRRNNVTNYNNVVEANSDSDDEDKLHIVEEESVTDAADCDASVPEDDLPTDHTVLPENSEREGSTNSCWEDEAGKETKEILGPEAQTDEVGCTVKEDECDSDAENEQNHDPNVEEFLQQEDTAVIYPEAPEEDQRQGTPEASGQDENGTPDAFSQLLTCPYCDRGYKRFTSLKEHIKYRHEKNEDNFSCSLCSYTFAYRTQLDRHMTSHKSGRDQRHVTQSSGNRKFKCTECGKAFKYKHHLKEHLRIHSGEKPYECPNCKKRFSHSGSYSSHISSKKCIGLMPVNGRARSGLKTSQCSSPSLSASPGSPARPQIRQKIENKPLQEQLPVNQIKTEPVDYEFKPIVVASGINCSTPLQNGVFSGGSPLQATSSPQGVVQAVVLPTVGLVSPISINLSDIQNVLKVAVDGNVIRQVLENNHANLASKEQETINNASIQQAGHSLISAISLPLVDQDGTTKIIINYSLEQPSQLQVVPQNLKKENSVPTNSCKNEKLPEDLTVKSEKDKNFEGETNDSTCLLCDDCPGDLNALQELKHYDTKNPPQLPQPSGTEAEKPDSPVLSETGENNLSPGQPPLKNLLSLLKAYYALNAQPSAEELSKIADSVNLPLDVVKKWFEKMQAGQISVQSSGPSSPEQVKLSSPTDNDEQTATTNVSKPQNSTNNSQNPVSTTKSQTLPGGSTLNGSRSSTPSPSPLNLSSSRNSQGYTYTAEGVQEEPQIEPLDLSLPKQHGELLERSTITSVYQNSVYSVQEEPLNLTCAKKEPQKDNSITDSDPIVNVIPPSANPINIAIPTVTAQLPTIVAIADQNSVPCLRALAANKQTILIPQVAYTYSTTVSPAVQETPPKQTQASGNQDERQDTSSEGVSNVEDQNDSDSTPPKKKMRKTENGMYACDLCDKIFQKSSSLLRHKYEHTGKRPHECGICKKAFKHKHHLIEHMRLHSGEKPYQCDKCGKRFSHSGSYSQHMNHRYSYCKREAEERDSTEQEEPGQEALNNEHAGARASPSQIDSDERESLTREEEEDSEKEEEEEEEKEIEGLQEEKECRKLQEVEDEEEEEEEEEEEEEEEGKTEGSKNDEAVNQASNAEPEVIQNNGQVSEEKNK; from the exons TCACCAATTATAATAACGTGGTAGAAGCAAACTCAGATTCAGACGATGAAGATAAATTGCATATAGTGGAAGAAGAAAGTGTAACTGATGCAGCAGACTGTGATGCTAGTGTGCCAGAAGATGACTTGCCAACAGACCATACAGTATTAccagaaaacagtgaaagagaaGGGAGTACAAACAGTTGCTGGGAAGATGAAG ctggaaaagaaacaaaggaaatccTGGGGCCTGAAGCTCAGACAGATGAAGTTGGATGTACAG TAAAAGAAGATGAATGTGATTCTGatgcagaaaatgaacaaaaccatgACCCTAATGTTGAAGAATTCCTTCAACAAGAAGATACAGCTGTTATCTACCCTGAAGCACCTGAGGAGGACCAGAGACAAGGCACACCAGAAGCTAGTGGTCAGGATGAAAATG GAACACCCGATGCATTTTCCCAACTGCTTACTTGCCCATATTGTGATCGAGGGTACAAGCGTTTTACCTCTCTGAAGGAACACATTAAATATCgccatgaaaaaaatgaagataactTCAGTTGCTCCTTGTGCAGTTATACATTTGCGTACAGAACGCAGCTCGATCGCCACATGACATCACACAAATCAGGAAGAGATCAA AGACATGTGACGCAGTCCAGTGGTAATCGAAAATTCAAGTGCACTGAATgtggaaaagcttttaaatataaacatcaCCTAAAGGAGCACCTACGAATCCACAGTG GAGAGAAGCCATATGAGTGCCCAAACTGCAAGAAACGTTTTTCCCATTCTGGTTCATACAGTTCACACATAAGCAGTAAGAAGTGTATTGGTTTGATGCCCGTGAATGGTCGAGCCCGGTCAGGGCTCAAGACGTCTCAGTGCTCGtccccttccctttctgcaTCACCAGGTAGCCCAGCAAGACCACAGATACGACAAAAGATAGAAAATAAACCCTTGCAAGAGCAACTTCCTGTTAACCAAATTAAAACTGAACCTGTGGATTATGAATTCAAGCCCATAGTGGTTGCTTCAGGAATTAATTGTTCGACCCCTTTGCAGAATGGGGTTTTTAGTGGTGGTAGCCCATTGCAGGCAACCAGTTCTCCTCAGGGTGTGGTGCAAGCTGTTGTTCTACCAACAGTAGGTCTGGTGTCTCCCATAAGCATCAACTTAAGTGACATTCAAAATGTACTTAAAGTGGCAGTGGATGGTAATGTAATAAGGCAAGTATTGGAAAACAATCATGCTAATCTTGCATCCAAAGAGCAAGAAACAATCAACAATGCATCTATACAACAAGCTGGCCATTCCCTCATTTCAGCTATCAGTCTTCCTTTGGTTGACCAAGATGGGACAACCAAAATTATCATCAACTACAGCTTGGAGCAGCCAAGTCAACTTCAGGTTGTTCCGCaaaatctaaaaaaagaaaactctgttCCTACAAATagttgcaaaaatgaaaaactgccaGAAGATCTTACAGTGAAGTCTGAGAAAGATAAGAACTTTGAAGGAGAGACCAATGATAGCACTTGTCTTCTTTGTGATGACTGTCCAGGAGATCTTAATGCACTTCAAGAATTAAAGCACTATGATACGAAAAATCCTCCTCAGCTTCCTCAGCCCAGTGGAACAGAAGCTGAGAAGCCTGACTCCCCTGTCCTATCAGAAACTGGGGAGAACAACTTATCTCCTGGTCAGCCACCTTTAAAGAACCTTTTATCGCTCCTAAAAGCATATTATGCATTAAATGCACAACCAAGCGCAGAAGAGCTTTCAAAAATAGCCGATTCAGTAAACCTACCACTGGATGTGGTAAAAAAGTGGTTTGAAAAAATGCAAGCTGGACAAATTTCTGTGCAGTCTTCTGGACCATCTTCTCCTGAACAAGTTAAATTAAGCAGTCCCACAGATAACGATGAGCAAACAGCAACTACAAACGTAAGCAAACCCCAGAACAGCACAAATAACTCACAAAATCCTGTCAGTACAACAAAATCTCAGACTTTACCAGGGGGATCAACTCTGAATGGTTCACGCAGTAGCACGCCATCCCCATCGCCACTAAACCTTTCTTCATCACGAAATTCACAGGGTTATACGTACACAGCAGAGGGCGTACAAGAAGAGCCACAAATTGAACCTCTTGACCTTTCGCTACCAAAGCAACATGGAGAACTATTGGAAAGATCTACCATAACTAGTGTTTACCAGAACAGTGTTTATTCTGTCCAAGAAGAACCTTTGAACTTAACTTGTGcaaaaaaagaaccacaaaaGGACAACAGTATTACAGACTCTGATCCTATTGTAAATGTAATCCCACCAAGTGCCAATCCCATAAATATTGCTATACCTACAGTCACTGCCCAGTTACCTACAATTGTTGCCATTGCTGACCAGAACAGTGTTCCATGCTTGAGAGCTCTCGCTGCCAATAAGCAAACCATTTTGATTCCACAGGTGGCTTATACATATTCTACTACAGTTAGTCCTGCAGTTCaagaaacaccaccaaaacagaCCCAAGCCAGTGGAAATCAG gatgaAAGGCAAGACACTAGCTCAGAAGGAGTATCGAATGTAGAAGATCAAAATGATTCTGATTCAACACccccaaagaaaaagatgagaaagacagaaaatgggATGTATGCATGTGATCTatgtgacaaaatattccagaagAGCTCCTCATTATTGAGACATAAGTATGAACACACAG GTAAAAGACCTCACGAGTGTGGAATCtgtaaaaaagcatttaaacacAAACACCATTTGATCGAACACATGCGACTGCATTCTGGGGAAAAACCCTACCAATGTGACAAATGTGGAAAGCGGTTTTCACACTCGGGGTCTTACTCTCAACACATGAATCATCGCTACTCCTATTGCAAAAGAGAGGCAGAAGAGCGTGACAGCACGGAACAGGAGGAGCCAGGCCAGGAGGCCCTCAATAACGAGCATGCTGGTGCCAGGGCATCTCCATCGCAGATCGACTCGGATGAGAGAGAGAGTCTAAccagggaagaagaggaagacagtgaaaaagaggaagaggaggaggaagaaaaagagatagaaggacttcaggaagaaaaagaatgtagGAAACTACAAGAAGTTGaggatgaggaagaagaggaggaagaggaagaagaagaggaagaggaagaagggaaaactgAAGGTAGCAAGAATGATGAAGCTGTAAATCAAGCAAGCAATGCAGAACCAGAAGTTATACAGAATAATGGGCAggtgtcagaagaaaaaaacaaataa
- the ZEB1 gene encoding zinc finger E-box-binding homeobox 1 isoform X2, whose product MTSHKSGRDQRHVTQSSGNRKFKCTECGKAFKYKHHLKEHLRIHSGEKPYECPNCKKRFSHSGSYSSHISSKKCIGLMPVNGRARSGLKTSQCSSPSLSASPGSPARPQIRQKIENKPLQEQLPVNQIKTEPVDYEFKPIVVASGINCSTPLQNGVFSGGSPLQATSSPQGVVQAVVLPTVGLVSPISINLSDIQNVLKVAVDGNVIRQVLENNHANLASKEQETINNASIQQAGHSLISAISLPLVDQDGTTKIIINYSLEQPSQLQVVPQNLKKENSVPTNSCKNEKLPEDLTVKSEKDKNFEGETNDSTCLLCDDCPGDLNALQELKHYDTKNPPQLPQPSGTEAEKPDSPVLSETGENNLSPGQPPLKNLLSLLKAYYALNAQPSAEELSKIADSVNLPLDVVKKWFEKMQAGQISVQSSGPSSPEQVKLSSPTDNDEQTATTNVSKPQNSTNNSQNPVSTTKSQTLPGGSTLNGSRSSTPSPSPLNLSSSRNSQGYTYTAEGVQEEPQIEPLDLSLPKQHGELLERSTITSVYQNSVYSVQEEPLNLTCAKKEPQKDNSITDSDPIVNVIPPSANPINIAIPTVTAQLPTIVAIADQNSVPCLRALAANKQTILIPQVAYTYSTTVSPAVQETPPKQTQASGNQDERQDTSSEGVSNVEDQNDSDSTPPKKKMRKTENGMYACDLCDKIFQKSSSLLRHKYEHTGKRPHECGICKKAFKHKHHLIEHMRLHSGEKPYQCDKCGKRFSHSGSYSQHMNHRYSYCKREAEERDSTEQEEPGQEALNNEHAGARASPSQIDSDERESLTREEEEDSEKEEEEEEEKEIEGLQEEKECRKLQEVEDEEEEEEEEEEEEEEEGKTEGSKNDEAVNQASNAEPEVIQNNGQVSEEKNK is encoded by the exons ATGACATCACACAAATCAGGAAGAGATCAA AGACATGTGACGCAGTCCAGTGGTAATCGAAAATTCAAGTGCACTGAATgtggaaaagcttttaaatataaacatcaCCTAAAGGAGCACCTACGAATCCACAGTG GAGAGAAGCCATATGAGTGCCCAAACTGCAAGAAACGTTTTTCCCATTCTGGTTCATACAGTTCACACATAAGCAGTAAGAAGTGTATTGGTTTGATGCCCGTGAATGGTCGAGCCCGGTCAGGGCTCAAGACGTCTCAGTGCTCGtccccttccctttctgcaTCACCAGGTAGCCCAGCAAGACCACAGATACGACAAAAGATAGAAAATAAACCCTTGCAAGAGCAACTTCCTGTTAACCAAATTAAAACTGAACCTGTGGATTATGAATTCAAGCCCATAGTGGTTGCTTCAGGAATTAATTGTTCGACCCCTTTGCAGAATGGGGTTTTTAGTGGTGGTAGCCCATTGCAGGCAACCAGTTCTCCTCAGGGTGTGGTGCAAGCTGTTGTTCTACCAACAGTAGGTCTGGTGTCTCCCATAAGCATCAACTTAAGTGACATTCAAAATGTACTTAAAGTGGCAGTGGATGGTAATGTAATAAGGCAAGTATTGGAAAACAATCATGCTAATCTTGCATCCAAAGAGCAAGAAACAATCAACAATGCATCTATACAACAAGCTGGCCATTCCCTCATTTCAGCTATCAGTCTTCCTTTGGTTGACCAAGATGGGACAACCAAAATTATCATCAACTACAGCTTGGAGCAGCCAAGTCAACTTCAGGTTGTTCCGCaaaatctaaaaaaagaaaactctgttCCTACAAATagttgcaaaaatgaaaaactgccaGAAGATCTTACAGTGAAGTCTGAGAAAGATAAGAACTTTGAAGGAGAGACCAATGATAGCACTTGTCTTCTTTGTGATGACTGTCCAGGAGATCTTAATGCACTTCAAGAATTAAAGCACTATGATACGAAAAATCCTCCTCAGCTTCCTCAGCCCAGTGGAACAGAAGCTGAGAAGCCTGACTCCCCTGTCCTATCAGAAACTGGGGAGAACAACTTATCTCCTGGTCAGCCACCTTTAAAGAACCTTTTATCGCTCCTAAAAGCATATTATGCATTAAATGCACAACCAAGCGCAGAAGAGCTTTCAAAAATAGCCGATTCAGTAAACCTACCACTGGATGTGGTAAAAAAGTGGTTTGAAAAAATGCAAGCTGGACAAATTTCTGTGCAGTCTTCTGGACCATCTTCTCCTGAACAAGTTAAATTAAGCAGTCCCACAGATAACGATGAGCAAACAGCAACTACAAACGTAAGCAAACCCCAGAACAGCACAAATAACTCACAAAATCCTGTCAGTACAACAAAATCTCAGACTTTACCAGGGGGATCAACTCTGAATGGTTCACGCAGTAGCACGCCATCCCCATCGCCACTAAACCTTTCTTCATCACGAAATTCACAGGGTTATACGTACACAGCAGAGGGCGTACAAGAAGAGCCACAAATTGAACCTCTTGACCTTTCGCTACCAAAGCAACATGGAGAACTATTGGAAAGATCTACCATAACTAGTGTTTACCAGAACAGTGTTTATTCTGTCCAAGAAGAACCTTTGAACTTAACTTGTGcaaaaaaagaaccacaaaaGGACAACAGTATTACAGACTCTGATCCTATTGTAAATGTAATCCCACCAAGTGCCAATCCCATAAATATTGCTATACCTACAGTCACTGCCCAGTTACCTACAATTGTTGCCATTGCTGACCAGAACAGTGTTCCATGCTTGAGAGCTCTCGCTGCCAATAAGCAAACCATTTTGATTCCACAGGTGGCTTATACATATTCTACTACAGTTAGTCCTGCAGTTCaagaaacaccaccaaaacagaCCCAAGCCAGTGGAAATCAG gatgaAAGGCAAGACACTAGCTCAGAAGGAGTATCGAATGTAGAAGATCAAAATGATTCTGATTCAACACccccaaagaaaaagatgagaaagacagaaaatgggATGTATGCATGTGATCTatgtgacaaaatattccagaagAGCTCCTCATTATTGAGACATAAGTATGAACACACAG GTAAAAGACCTCACGAGTGTGGAATCtgtaaaaaagcatttaaacacAAACACCATTTGATCGAACACATGCGACTGCATTCTGGGGAAAAACCCTACCAATGTGACAAATGTGGAAAGCGGTTTTCACACTCGGGGTCTTACTCTCAACACATGAATCATCGCTACTCCTATTGCAAAAGAGAGGCAGAAGAGCGTGACAGCACGGAACAGGAGGAGCCAGGCCAGGAGGCCCTCAATAACGAGCATGCTGGTGCCAGGGCATCTCCATCGCAGATCGACTCGGATGAGAGAGAGAGTCTAAccagggaagaagaggaagacagtgaaaaagaggaagaggaggaggaagaaaaagagatagaaggacttcaggaagaaaaagaatgtagGAAACTACAAGAAGTTGaggatgaggaagaagaggaggaagaggaagaagaagaggaagaggaagaagggaaaactgAAGGTAGCAAGAATGATGAAGCTGTAAATCAAGCAAGCAATGCAGAACCAGAAGTTATACAGAATAATGGGCAggtgtcagaagaaaaaaacaaataa